In the Telopea speciosissima isolate NSW1024214 ecotype Mountain lineage chromosome 6, Tspe_v1, whole genome shotgun sequence genome, CaggaagtccaggtttgctCGTAGTCCATCAGTGTAGGTTCTctcattgaagtgcagtactctatgggacatggcaaggacctctactggtgctagtgcctctgtgccatatgATAtacggaatgggctttctcctgtgggtgtccttattgtggtgcggtatgcccacaggacactCAGTAGTTCCttgacccacttccctttggctccttccagtcttttctttattccatctagCAGTGTTCtatttgtcacctccacctgaccattggcctgtgggtatgctacctaAACAGGTcaatagtcaatgttgtagctctgacagaaggctctgaacttggggttgttgaactgctttCCAGTGTCCGAGACTATTATttttggtaccccgaacctgtataTGATGTCGTCACGgacaaacttctccatttcattctctgtgatcttggccaatggcttcgcttctacccacttggtgaagtagtctatggcgaccaccaagtacttgcggttaccagatgctgctgtgaagtcgTCCAAGATGTCCAGCCCCCACAtagcaaagggaatggggttgaggatcgatgtcaacttggtggcgggtagatggggcaCTGGGGCAAACAACTAACATTGCTCGCAGGCCTTGACATACTGTATGGCTTCCTCTtacattcttggccaatagagcCCGTGAcggaggattttataggctagggTTCTTCCTCCCATATGGCTTCCATAGATCCCTTCATGTACCTCTGCCAGGGCATACtaggctcccttgggtcctaggcaccgaagtagtggtgctgttgcccccctcttgtatagtactccatccagagtggtgtactttgcagctctcatccttatcttccttgctttgaccttgtcttctggtaagacaccATTTTGTAGGTAGTTTAGTATGGGATCCATCCAACTAGGCCCCTCTTCAATCACATTGACCTGCTTTTCCTGGTATGTTGGCTCATGTAGTATTTCGACGTAGATGGCACTGTCCAGGTTATGGAGCTCATCGTTGGTTAGCCTGGACAGGGCGTCGACGGTGGTGTTCTCGATCCTGgaaactcgaaccatctcgaacttcatgaaccCCTCAATCAATTCCTGAGCACATGCTAGATATGACACCATTCACTCgaccttcgcctcatactctccattcacctgatttacCACTAGCTGGGAGTCATTctggatggataggtgtgtgacctgaatggctttggccacctggagtccagctagtagtacctcgtactctgcttcgttGTTGGATGTTGGGAAGGTGAAGTGGAGAGCGCACTGGATTCGAAATCCTttggggctggtgagtatgaagccagccccgcTTCCTGTggcattactcgaaccatccacgaacatctcccatgatcctcgatcatgctcttctggttcctctgcttctgACTCTGTCTCTTGTAAGGTGCATTCAGCGACGAAGTctgccaaggcttggcctttgatggcagtcCTGGGTTGGAACCTAATGTCATACTCACTTAACTTTATTGTCCAggctatcaatcgtccggagacaTCTGGtttgtggagtaccttcttcagcGGTAGGTcagtgaggactatgatggtatgggcttggaagtatggccgtagcttcctagccgcgatcACCAATGCATAAGCTACTTTCTTGATCCGGGTATACCTAGTTTCTGCATCAATCAGCACATGGCtaacatagtagatgggtctctgtatcttACCCTCTTCCTTTACCTGCACTGCGCTAGCCGTGGCAGGGGTCGCTGCCAGGTAGATCTGTAGttcttcattgggttctggtcACCCTAGCAGTGGTGGACTCCTGAGGTATTCCTTCAACTCATCAAatgccttctggcactcctccgcccatgcaaagtctttaggactttggaggttcttcaacgtccTGAAGAACGGCAGGCACTTGTCTCCTGACcatgacacgaacctggaaagggtagcaatccttccattcaacctctgtacttctcTGACTATCCGGGGCGGTGCcatctcctggatggccttgatcttggatgggttggcttctattccccgtactgagaccatgaaccccaggaatttccCTGATGTAACTCCGAAGGCACACTTTGTAGGGTTtagtttcatctggttccttctcagcacGACGAACACTTCTTGTAGGTCGCCCAAGTGTTGatgggcttggacgcttttcacgagcatatcatccacgtacacctccatattgCGCCCAATCtattcctcgaacatcttgttgaccatcctctgataggtggcccctgcattctttagtcCGAACGACATGACAcagtagcagtagttctccttgtctgttCGAAAGGTGGTGTAAgattcatcatcctcatgcataaggatctggttgtaaccagagtaggcgtccataaaactcaacatctcatgtccGGCGGTGGCATCGATCAGTAGGtcaatcctgggtagtgggtactcgtcttttggacatgccttgttcaagttaGTGCAGTTGACtcacattctccactttccaTTGGGTTTGGGCACCATGGCCACATTCTCAAGCCAGGTAgggaatttctcttctctgatgaatcCTGCTCTGCTAAACTTCtcaacctcttccttgatagttGTTTGTCGATCAAGGGCAAAATTTTACCTCTTctgctggacgggcttcctggttgggtctacgTGCAACCTGTGCTCTGCTATAGATCTGGGAATGCCTGGCATGTCATCGGTcaaccatgcgaagacatctatattggcttggaggaggtatcccagttcttctttctgttcatcgctcaataatgagccaacctgcacgaccttggaagggtcatctttactgagtggccatgggacaaggtcctccaccggccttcctctcttctctgttagttcatctctctggtcactgaccaggttctccatgcacagtgCCATCCCCCGTGTGGTGCCATTATTTTTCTTCACGAAGGTGGCgtagcattctctggccttcttctgatcgtCTCGGACTTCACCCACTTcgttgtcagtggggaacttcatcttcaggtggagtggtgatacgacacctctaagggctatcagagacGGTTGTCCTAAGtggccattgaatgacaccacagACTTGACAACCAtaaagttcaccatgatggttacctGTCGAGGATGCcctccaaaggtgacgggtagctatatagtgcctctgatggaggttgcggcacctgagaatccatggaggtaggtgggttctggcttgagttgatcgtctccaAATCCGAACTTGCAGTAGGCTTCCAGTGAAAGCAAATCCACGAatgcccctgtatctatcaacACCCTGTGTACGGGTCGATTGGCTATCTCTACCTATAcaaccagggcatcctcatatggaaagctcacaccttccaagtcttcatccaagaaggagatcaccgtctcggtctttgccaccttgcttggcttctctgctactcccatgaacttggcatgggctttggccttcctgatTGATTCCTTCCCtagtcctccaagtatggtgaggatgggggctcccttggtgtcGCTGGGTTCTACTACATCTGTCCTTTCATCAATGCGGTCTCTCTCTATCTCGGTccactcttctttcttcccttcttggttcttctctttctcaatcACAACCTCTGTCTCCCTGGCCCGAAcggccatcacgtctccccttccCGTATTTGTTCAAACTCCTTGCTCTCATAAGGCCttttatctccctcttcagttggtagcagtcttctgtgtcgtgcccatagTCCTTGCCGAAGaggcagtacttgttagggttgcgcttctcaggtcctgctagcatgggtcgtggccatcgaattaggtcacagtcctggatctgcataagaatttgggacctggtggtgttcaacGGTGTGAACTTTGGACTGcctgctctctcactcctctctgggcgacggtcaCTTCTCCAAGATGGGCGGTTGACCTTCTCCTACCGGCGCTCGGTCCTTGACCTCTTATTATCTTTACGGTCCTCTAGTgttgacctcttgttgtcctacGGCTTGGCTTCGATCGCTTTCTTCCGAGCTTGTACTATCTCTGCCATGTTAGCGAACTCGTTGCATCGCTCTAGGAGCtccttcatagtcctggtctcattccgtgccaggtccttgatcaattCCATGTCTCggatgcccccagccaaggcagcatgctgggtctggtcgtctaggtctctgacttctaaggactccttagtgaacctgctgacatactccctgagggattCTCCAGGGTTTTGTATCACGTTCaatagattgaccgtggtcttcttctgtttgACGCCGCTCTGAAAGCGGGTAACAAATTGTTTGCATAGCTCTGCAAACAACCCAATCGACCGTGGTTGTAgtctggaaaaccatgaggtcgctgtacccttgagggatgcagggaatgcccgacaggataccacgtccgatccaccatatagcgtcatcatgccactgaaatagttgatgtggtcattagggtcagtggtaccactgtagagttcaaaggtgggtaacctgaacctggacgggagtgaggctgacatgatctcttctgagaaggggtgctgtccagggattgagtgtatctcacccttggtctgcttcttcaacccttccagcttctcgtccGACTCTCGGAGCctcttgtctagctcttcatcccgtgTTTGTCCTTCACGTCTGACTGGTCGCTCGCTGCGAGCTTGTTAGCGTCCTCTCCTGCAAGTCCCTTCCCATCTCGACTATTGGtgagatggtgaagggtcaaGTCGTGATGAATCTTGTCTTGACCGCGAGGGGCTTGCTTCACGGTAAGTCCGGCTTTGCCCTAGTacatgacttcctcctagtcgaccatcaaacaccgacctctggatggacccttcagggttaggtatcacggatcggtgtgatggtgttctcccctgATTCAACCATGCTGGAGGATCCGCCGATCTCCCCctaggttgggaaggctctccccgctgcctggtgtgcctctctgatctgtcacccctgggaggggACCTCCTGGGGCTCTGTTTCGGTCAAGGATCCGTCCTACGATGGTGGGATGTTGctcgctgcctcaggtagtcacGGAAGAGTCGTTGATCTTCAAGGATCTATCGTTGTAGGTCATTGATCTAACCCATAGTTCCTGGGGCGttggggtcaggtaccacctccaccaccacttcgtTGTTGGGTTCGACTACCGTAACTTGATCATCGTCTGGGATCTCCCTCTTCAGagagacatggtcctggtcattggctctgtgACGTGAGCTCTctagaggaggtgatccattcccctccctcgggttattgttggtggagggagcggtcttcttgctTCGTGGTGCCATAGTTGAACAGATATGGAAACTGGCTAATAAAGGTAATGGCTAGCgttgttcccacagacggcgccaatctgttgcatcaagaaattgctcaacggtccttcgagtgtcgcaacctgcaaaagaccctgggtgacaaaggagaaccggtgtggttccggcctaggactctccgatgcctaagttagatctctctgagcaaatagatgaatagtagtattcaagatgagttaagatgtcctcTGATGGGGTTGaatacctttccttttatagtagagtatggcggtgtggagagtcccagtttgatggcgagtgagCTATAGAGTGGATAGagaccctgggtagcagggctcttccATGGTTGGTCGCCTCCTTGAGGGAGGGAGTATCCCAGTGGTGTTGGGATCCTTAATagatagatatccgcgtgtgcGGTGATAGCTCATTTGGTGTTTGAGTCCGTCTGGGCGACGTGACTcctaggcggtggcctagagtcttGGAGGTGGCGTATGTCTATAGTGTTGACTGGATCACAGGCTAGGTGTCTCGACGTCCGTGTAGATCATGTTTAGGGGTCACGCCTATGAGGCCGCACCCGTGGAGAGGTCACGCCCGTGGTGAGGAGGCTGCGCTCGAGGAGAGAGCTCGCGTCAAGGAAGTGAGGCTGTGCCCGTGGGAGAGGCCGTACCCGAGGGGGTCGCACCtgtgggtgaggccgcgcccgtgggGGTCGCGGCTGTGGGTGCGGTCGCGCCtgcgggtgaggccgcgcctgtgggtgaggccgcgcccttgATCTTCGTTGAGGCCTGCGTCCGAGCTGGTTCTCCCCTGCTTCTGGAACCGGTTACTTCGTGGACCGGGACACGTGGTAGCCTCTGATTGGTTCGTATGATCTTGGATGTATCACACAAGATTCATGGAAGGAAGATCTATCGAGCAATTTGCTAAAAGCATATGCCTAATAGATTGATAGTTTTTGGCAATACGaatccctctttttcttttttgactcTATTCAAGCGGCAAGTGAGAGGACATTACGTACTTCTACACAAAGAATGAACAAATAAGAGGATAATGGATCAAGGCCAAGCTACTATAATTTGTTTAATTAATacagtttctgttttttttttttattattattttgttggtATAGGTGGAGTGTCTATTGATGGCCATGTCGAAGGTGGACTACTTTTTCCTATAGTGTGCTTGTATTTGTCTAAGAATGCCTAGACGTTAATTCCTTGTAttctatttgattttgttaTATTCCTTTgttgacctttagcaaaaaaagagGATAATGGATTTCCTTGGACAAAGACCGTGGGTGGAAGTGAAGTGTTGAGGAGTACCGTAGAAGATTAGAAGAGCAGAGGTGATTCAATGTAAAACATGACTTTGTCTATGCAATTTACATTGAAACAATAATGAATAAGCGTTCTTCTAAGAAATCCTCACTCCAGTAGCATAGCTTTGCATACCATTGTCACATGAAAccgaataagaaaaaaaaattgaggtgTCTATTGGTTAATTTTTGCAATCTAAGAAATCCCCACTCTAGTAGCATATCTTTTCATACCACTGTCACATgaaactgaagaaaaaaaaatcgaggTGTCTATTGGTTAATTTTTGCAGTCAAACTCTACTTATCAAAATGCCCCTtgatatttatttgaaaaaagataGATCATTGAGGGGCAAAAAAGGAAATAGCTCTATATGGCATATTTTGATAGAGAagtttcttcaaattttgatatattctacattttattttttgggataggTTTTCATACACAATCGTGTATGGTACACGGTCGTGCTTTCAACCATTAAATGGACATAACCATGTACAATACACTACTTCTCATCCCCTTCCAACGGTTGAAGGCACGTGTATATACACATATTCTCCATTCAAGAAATTTCTTATCCATCCAATGGTCCATCTAACAGTGTGAATGATGCGTTTGAGTCTGTCTTGCATGAAAACAGTCTAAAGTGGGAATCACATTTTACACTGTTCATATAGGATTTCTTTTCTCCTAAGTTTAATAGttaaattttaccaaaaaaaaagtttaatagTTAAAAAAGCCAGGGGGCTCACAGCTCCTCCAGGGGATAAGCTCTATGCATGTAACGCTCATTTGAAAAGTTAAAACCCCCTTGTGCATGTATCGACCATCCCAAAGTAACGCTCCGTTGAAAAGTTAAAAACCTTATTGGAGCAATGCTGTGAAACGGTACAACGGTAGTGGAAGAAATCATCTTCGTTTTTCATGCTTGATCAGTTGCAGAGGTGAATCCGGTAGAGGGTCTTGATCACTAAGCTCTGAATTGAGGGTTTAAACCACAGGTATGTCTACCGATCTAGTTGAGTCAAAATTTAATGGAAAAGGTTTTAAGGAAACAGTTTTAGCTTCTTCTTAACCATCCATGCAACCCTAAGAAATCTGTTCATTAGGTTTACTTTGCATTCCTTTTGTTCTCATAGATGTTTGAATCTACTTCTCATCCCTTGTGAGGAAACTGATGAGCATTTATAGATGATCATGTGTCATGTcatctgccttttttttttctccccttttaaGAACTTGTTATTGATGATGAGTTCGATCTACTAACCTAGTTGGATGTTAGAAGCAACTAAGAGCACAACTTGCAAATGTCATCCCTTTCAAAGATGAAGAGGGGTCCAAGTTTACATGGATATAAAATCAGTGATATGCCTCCAAACATCATAGAAAACATCCTTTCTCGTTTGTCTATAATGGAAGCCGTGAGAACATGCATCTTATCGAAAAAGTGGAGATATAATTGGGTTACTCTTCCACAACTTATATTTGATTGTTCCCTCGGAGATGATTTGATAAACCAAAATGACAAGCTTGCAAGATTTATTGATGGAGTTCTCTAGCTTCATAGAGGCCCAATCTGCAAGTTCAAGATCTCTCATCTGTGTATTCCAAATTCCCCAGATATAATAGATGAGTGGATGCTATGCCTGTCGAGAAACTATATACAAAAATTAATCCTTTGTCTGCAGCCCATGTATGAGCGTTATGACTTACTATCATCTCTCTACTCTTGTGAAAAACTGACCCATTTGGAACTCAGTTTTTGCACACTTAGACGTCCACCAATGCTTGCATGCTTTAAGTACCTTCGGAGCCTTTCTCTTTATAAAGTTGACTGTGTTGGCTTCACAATTGAGGAACTGATTTCCAAGTGCCCAAAACTTGAGAGATTGATGATAGTCGGGTTTACAGGTTCCACGGACCTAGTTATTTATGCTCCTAAGC is a window encoding:
- the LOC122665542 gene encoding F-box/FBD/LRR-repeat protein At1g13570-like, whose protein sequence is MKRGPSLHGYKISDMPPNIIENILSRLSIMEAVRTCILSKKWRYNWVTLPQLIFDCSLGDDLINQNDKLARFIDGPMYERYDLLSSLYSCEKLTHLELSFCTLRRPPMLACFKYLRSLSLYKVDCVGFTIEELISKCPKLERLMIVGFTGSTDLVIYAPKLQELVVDGFCKGMQNICFKNTPLLAYVSLNLQCFGFEGVLMNHKQDGISRLMKVFGSLVSVQMLSVGGNFLKVR